CTGCCAATGGATCAATGGTGAAACTTGAAGGGTAACCACAAAAGAAGTTGATAAGCGTATCAGGTATTTGGGGGAGGGTGTTGGAGAAGTGGTATGTGTAAGGAAATAGATTCCAGCCGGACCCAACATTGACACCAATTGGTAAGGCATTTAAAACAAAGTTGCAACTTGCCCCCGGTAAATTCGCATCATTAATAACGCTGACATTCGATAATGAACTTGAACCTGCCATGGCAATCCAATATATTTTTCCATCTGGCCCGCGTTGAATTCCTTTTGCATTAATAGATGAACTTGTGCTGACATTATGAATCAAAGTAACCGGCACAAGCGGCGTATTTAGATCATATTGGTGTAAGGAACCACCGTTGCTTGGCGTTATTCCTCTGAATTTAGAAATATACAATTTAGATCCGTCAGCTGAAAACTCAACATCTAATACCCCGCCAAAGTGGCTAGTTGAAGAGCCTATTGGTGTACCTGGAACATTGGTAAATGCTGAACAAACCCCTGTTGCCGGGTCGAAATCTGCAACTACCACAGGTTCATTTTCTGCAAGTGAACAAATTCCTATTTTGTTATTTGCAGTTGAAAATCGAATGCGACAGAATTCAGTGTAGGGAATTCCAAGTGGATAATTAGCCTGAAAGGTAATACCTGATGAAGTAATTTCGTAAACATCAAGAGAGGCTGAATTGTTTTTACCGACTAACAAATAATAATCGTGAGAATTTGCTTTTGGAATAATTTCTATTCCTTCACTCACATCAGTTGCAAGTAGAATATTTTTTTGACCTGGAGCCACATCTCCCAATGGCGAACCAACCATTCCATTACCAACCAGGTTCATATCAACAACAGAGTAGTATAAGTTACCAAGAACTGGTGTAGGCCAATATTCTGTTTGAGTTGTGATTGTAAAAACATACCAAGAATTACAATCACCGGGTATTTTGCAAGCAGCTCCACTTGAAAAGGTTGCTGGTGCTCCATTAAGACCATTGCCGTTTGGCATCACTGCATGCGTGGCATCAATCACATTTTGCCCATCTGAATAAAATAATAAATCTCCATTTGATGGATCAACAATGCTAGAGCCACAGCCATAAACATAAGGTGTGTATGAAGTATTGGTTATAAAAGGTGTGTTAGTGGTTAAATTAAATTGAATACCACGCGTGTGATTTCCAAAATGCCAAACGTGATTTTCTAGTTGACTCCAAGTAGACCCAATAAAAAAACAAAGTACCGATAATAGAAAGTACCGTTTGTTCACAGCCTTAGCTTATTGGATAATGAGTTTTTTAGTCTCGATACCTTCGGTGGTAATAAACTGGATAAAGTAAACACCTCTTTCCCATGATGAGATATCAAGAGTAATTAAACTTTTTAATTCAATGGAACAATTAAAAACAACTTTACCAGCTTCATCAATGATACTCATAGAGCAGTCATCAAGTTCAATATTGACAAACTGTGTAGCAGGATTTGGGTAGATAGTGAACTCGTCTTTTGAATCTTCAGCAAGAGTGTTATACTGATCGTAATTGCAAAGTAACTCCATTTCCTGAATGGTTAATACCCTATTATATATTCTAACTTCATCCAGCTCTCCGGTATAAAAGTTTGAATTTTCTAATCCCCATTTGCCTAAAATTAAATCTTGAGAATTATCTATTGCTGGATTAGACGTTCCGGTGGTGATAGTTTTTTCAAGTTGACAGTCTACCCATATTTCCCATGTGTTTTCATAAACAACTGATATTATGTGATGCCACTGGTTATCGGCTATATAAGTGTCGCTGTAGTCTGTAAAAACAAACGAGCCGGATCCATCTCTTCCTGCAGTTCCTGCGTAACCATTATTGAATACTGTAAAATAACCGGCATCTTCAGTATAGGTATATTTTGAAATTGGATACTGATCTGCAAGACTGGATGTTTTTGCCCAGAAACTAATAGTAATAACATCGGTGATTCCTCTGTTTGAAGTTCCGAGTGAAATGTAATCATTCACTCCGTCAAATGAGTATGCACCGTTAGTTTCACCACCTAAACCCGTTGCCAGTGAAGCTCCGTTGACAACTCCATTCAACGCCGTTGTACTATTGTCATTAGCATTCCCATCAAAAGGATAGTACCCAACCAAACCAAGATTCAAATCCTGACTAAAAGTCAAAGAAAAATAAACAGAAAGGGAACTAAGTAAAATAATTTTTTTCATATGTTTTGGAATCACTACTGTCCGATAAAAAAAATTTAAAAGCGGGATTTCCATAACAGATTTCCCGCTTTAGTGTAATTTGGTTTTGACGAACTAAATACACATGAATAAAAGTAACTACTTTTTTTGGACAGTCGGTTTTCGGACAGCTGATTTCTTTAATTGACCCAACTCTTGTAAGCAGAGTGGTTAAGAACCGTAACTCTGATTATTATACCAAACGATTTGACACATCTGATCACTTAATCAGCATGTTGTTTTCAACTTTCGCCAATTGTTCATCGTTGCGAGAGGTTGCCGGTGCTATGCTTGGGCTCAAAGGAAAGACAAATCATTTTCAGTTAAAAAACATTCCGCACAAAAGCACGTTGAGTGATGCAAATGCTCGAAGGAGTCATGAGGTTTTTCAAGAGATTTATTATTTATTGTACAAAGAGTACTCAGGGGTTATCTCGGACAGCCGAAAACAATATGTATGGGAACAAAGGGTGGAAATTATTGATTCAACAACTATTTCATTGTTTCGTGATTTATTGAGCTGTGTTGGCAGAAAATCCTCCAATGGCAAAAGAAAAGGAGGCATAAAAGTACACACTCAAATTAATCTTCAGGAACAGGTTCCAAAACTGATTTGGTTTTCATCAGCGACAACACACGATAAAAATTCCTTAAAAAACTTAAGCTGGAAAAAGGCAAAATAGCTGTGTTTGATAAAGGATATAATGATTATAAAACCTTTGATGAATTCACAAAACAACATCTATTTTGTCACCAGACTAAAATCAAATGCAACCTATGAATTGGTTGTAGAAAATGATATTCCCAGCTATATTGACGCAGGTGTATTGAAAGATGAAATTATAAAAGTTGAAGTCAAAGACAACGGAAAATATCTCAAAACTACTGAACTCAGAAGAATTGCTTACTGGGATGACGAACACAAAAGATGCTTTGAATTTATAACCAACATACAAGGGATGAACGCAGGACACATCGCACTCATTTACAAAAAACGATGGCAAATTGAATTACTTTTCAAACAGCTCAAACAAAACTTTCCGCTAAAATATTTTTTAGGCGACAATGAGAATGCAATCAAAATTCAGATTTGGTGTACGCTAATAGTGAATCTGCTGTTGACCGTTATCCACAAAAAATTAAACGAAAATGGGCTTTCTCTAATCTGGCCAACTTTTGCAGACTGCATCTCTTCAATTACATTCATCTGATCAAATTTCTAGAAAATCCAGAAAAGATTGGCTAGTTGAAATAGATCCACAACTTCAATTCGAATTTAGTTCAGCCTGAAAAGAGGGGGCTTACTTTTGAAATACAAGGCTTTTCATACGCAACCATGCGGGTTTTGAAAGGGTTTTTACGTACTTTTAGTTTTTATCGGACAGTAGTGTTTTGGAATTTATAAAACCAAGGTACAAAAAATATCAAATTATGTCATCATTTTTTAGAGGATTTCCGCTCTGTAGGTCATGTGCAGCGGTTTTTCCGAGAATATTTTTCAAATGTTTCGGGTGCATGCCAAATCCCGGTCTAACTGACCTAACATTGTTTTCGGTAAATTTTTCACCGGCTTTTATGTCCTCAGCAATAAAAAGTGAACGAGAAAATTCACGGCTTCTTTTTTTCTTTTCTGTCATTTCAAAATTGGGTGAACCAATCATTTTTTCTGCCAGACGTACGCCTTCAACCATCTTTTGAAAATCTTCAGAATCAAGTGAGAAATGTGAATCAACTCCACCAATTTTTTTATCAAGTATGAAGTGTTTTTCAATCACAGCACTGCCAAGTGCAACACTTAAGATGGCTGCTTCAATGCCTAACGTGTGATCTGATAATCCGGAAAGTACGCCAAACTTTTTTATAATTTCAGAAATATTTGAAAGTATTGCAGATTCCGGCGTTGCAGGATATTCTGACGTACATTGTAATAAAATTATCTGATCGTTTCCAGCTTTTTTACATGTCTCAATAGCCAGCGCGATATCTTCTTCATCTGCAATGCCGGTAGATATAATCACAGGTTTATTTTTAGACGCTACGTATTCTATCAGTGGCACATCAGTTATTTCAAACGACGCAATTTTATATGCCGGTGCATCTAATGATTCAAGCAAATCAACAGCGGCTTTGTCAAAGGGAGATGAAAAACAGATTAAACCTTCTTCTTTTGCTACACGAAATAATTCTTTATGCCAATCCCAGGGCGTATAAGCTTCTTGATATAAATCGTATAGATATCTGCCATCCCAGACTGTTCCTTGTTTGATTCTGAAGTAATCATTTTTAATATTCAGCGTGATTGAGTCGGCTGTATAAGTTTGCAATTTGATGCAATCTGCTCCTGCTTTTTTTGCGGCTTTTATAGTCTGAATTGCCGTTTCCAAACTTCCATTATGATTTGCTGATAGTTCAGCAATTATGAAAGTTTTACCTTTGCCAAGTTCAAAATTCCCGATTTTAATAGCTTTCATAGTTTTAATCTGTAAAGAAACGAATCCGGATAATCAGTTGTTTTTTCTTCATTAAAATTGCATGCTTTGAATGATTTGCATGATGCAGAATTAGTAGTTTTTACATAACCCAATATTTCTTTGATTCCATTTTTTTCTTTGAGCAGTTTTTTTATACCCAATTTGAGCAATGGTTGTGCAAATCCTTTCCCCCTGCTTGATGGAGACAATAGATAACTGATTGTTGCTTTGGAATCCTCAATATCAAATCTGATCTGACCAATACGAATTTCTTCAAACAGCGCAATAAAGTAAACGGAGTTATCATCCGAGATTTTTTTCATGTACCATTTGCTATGTGTATCAAATGGAATTGGATCAGATAAATATGATTGTTTTCTAACTTCAGCATCATTTACCCAATTGTACACTTCGTGAATGTCTGATTGATCTGCGTATCTAAGAGTCATTCCAAGTTCATACTCTAGTGTAACAAACTCCTTTAATAATCGCTCCGGTGAATTACCATCAATCAATTCTTTTTGGCGATTAAAAAAATCCAATTGTCCTTCAAATTTTCTAGCAACACCGTATGAAATTAAATAATTGAATATGAATTTTTGGTTATCTGCTGTCTGAATAAGGTATAAACAGCCGTCAGAACATGCGAGAAATTCAAGTGATACTGTACTGGCGCTGGTAATTGCAAATGCTGTCTGTTGCATCAATTCTGCCATTTGATATGCAGTTGCCCCCTTAATTATCTTACAGTTTTGATTCTGTAGTTTTTCAAGTTGTTCAGCATATTTGAAAGCGGAACCTAAGACTACTATTTTATTGAGTGATGAATCAAGTTGTGCAATTGTTTTACATGTGTAATTGTCAGGATCAGCACCTCCGAAACATATCAAGACGTCAAATTTCTTTGTAGAAAATTTGTTTTTTCGTAAGAAATCTTTTCTCAACATGACGTAATCTGTACCGAGACATTTTCTGCTAAGGAAATCTGAATAAATGTCAAGAGGATCAAGACCACCAGCGTGATTTATAATTAGATCAGCAGGATTTTTGAAGGTATGCACGTCATCAAGGTAAACAACTTTAAATTTTGTACAAAGGCTTTCAATATATGCTTGGGTAAACTGATATCCATCTATGACAAAAATGGAAGATTTCGTCTGGTACTCTGTAAAAATAAAGTCAATTTCTTGTTCAATAGAAAAGTCTTGAGGTATAAAATTAGTCTTGTACTTGTCAGGTATTATCTGATGAGTTGTTTCAACCTTGGTCAGAAATGTAATGGAAAAATGATTCTCAATAAATTCAGCAAGTGCTAATGAACGGTACAAATGACCCAGTCCAATGGTTGAATTTCCATCGCAGCGAAAAACTATCTGCGTTTTATTTATCACCTGAATTATTTCTGAGTTCAAATAATTTTTCTGCAATCACCCAATCCTCTGGTGTATCAATATCTACCGCATCTAAGGCATTAATTTCAAATCCAAACGACTTTTCTGGGTAGAGTTTTTTCTGTTCCATAAAAGCGGATTTTCGGATAAAATAAACTTGACCGGCATCGTGAAAAGCGGGGTTAAAATCTTGTGAACGCTTCTTCATGTTTTCAGGCCAAATCATGGACATTAAGCCTTCATTATTTTTTTGCAACGCACGGTAAATCGGAAATCCAAATTGCTGTACAGTGAATACTGCTTCAACCCCAGGCTTCAGTTGTTGACTCATTTCGATTAGCTGATCTGAGTTAATAAATGGTGCCGTTGCAAGCATGCAACATATTATGTCAAAATCAAGATTTTCTGCTGATAAATTATGCAATACTTCTGCAATGACATCAGCAAGCACTGCATGATCATTTGAATTTTCTGAACTTCGAGTGAACGGAACTTCTGCTCCATATTGAAGAGCAATTTTTTCAATTGAACTATCATCCGTTGAAACGATAATACGCTGAAATAAATTTGATTTTTTTAACGTATCTATTGAATAAGCAATAATCGGTTTTCCCGCAAACAATTTAATGTTCTTTCCCGGAATTCGCTTGCTTCCGCCGCGTGCTGGTATGATGGCAATAGCTTTCAATTTATTTTGACAGTAGGTACATGGCATCTGTATTACCTGATTCAACCTGATTAATGTATGGATACAATTTTGTTTTAACCATTTTTAAATCAGAAAATCGGTTTTGAAATTCTTTAGCGAAATCAGCTTTCCATAAAAATCCTGTATTCCCTCTGTAATTTATTTCTGTGATCTGATCTGCAAAATATTCAAATCCCCAGATATACTTTTTTGAACAACGGTAAATCTCAGACATGATCTTCGTGTAGTCATTTGGTGAAATGTGTATCAGAACGCCATTGGTGACTACCACATCAAAATAATTATCTCTAAACGGAATATCAAACCCGCTTCCCTGAATAATGTTGATGCCTTTTAGCAGTTCTTTTGATCTTTCTACACCATACCATTGTAATTCGATTCCATAAAGATTCGTGAATCCTTGGCTTTGAAGACCTCTGAGTTGCATACCAATATTACAACCAACCTCCAAGATTTTAGCATCCTTTGGAAGGTTACCAATAAACTCATCATTCATTTCTAATTTGGTTAAGCCGTATTGTTTCAAATAGTAACTATCCCATTCAGACTCGGTGAAGAGATTGCGCTCAGTATAGTCTTTTCCAAAGTTGCCTGACCAAAAATCGGTTTGTTCTGTTTTAAATTCCATTTCAATTTTTATTAAAGAATGACAATATCATCTCAACAACATACCCTTGCTCCCCCTCACTCAATCCCGGATACATAGGCAAACTCAAACAACGCTCGTAGTATTTTTCTGCATGTGGGAAATCGCCTTGCTTCCAACCTAATGATTGATAGTAGGGGTGGAGGTGAACCGGTATGTAATGTACTTGGGTGAAAATATTTTTTGTTTTAAGGTAATCGTATAGTGCTTTGCGCTGATCGGTTTCTATTACAAATAAATGCCATGCGTTGAAGAATGGGTGGGGCTGTGCTTGCATTTTAATTTCTCTGACATTGCGGAATGCATCTCGGTACTTTTGTGCAATGGCAATTCGTTTAATTAATCCTTTATCAGCTTTGGCAAGTTGTGTTATGCCAAGTGCACAATTCATATCAGGCAATCTGTAATTGTAACCTAGTTGTTGCATTTCATGATACCATCCGCCTTTTTCCAGCGGCATGTTTTCACGACTGATACCATGTGTGCGCAACGTGATTAGTTGTTTGTACAAATGTTCGTCACTGGTTGTTACCATGCCGCCTTCACCGCAGGCAATATGCTTAACGGGGTGAAATGAAAAACAAGTTAAGTGACTGTATTTACCTGAACCGGCTTTTGTTTTTTCATTGCGTGAATCCAAAAAATATGCGCCGGGTGCATGGCAGGCATCTTCAACTATCCACAAACTAAATTCATCTGCAAGTTTTCTCAGTCTTTCAGTGTTCACAGGTAATCCTGTAAAATCAACCGGTACAATACCTGCGTAGGTTCCGGGTTTTGATGAACGAAGTTTTTTT
This genomic stretch from Crocinitomicaceae bacterium harbors:
- the pseI gene encoding pseudaminic acid synthase, yielding MKAIKIGNFELGKGKTFIIAELSANHNGSLETAIQTIKAAKKAGADCIKLQTYTADSITLNIKNDYFRIKQGTVWDGRYLYDLYQEAYTPWDWHKELFRVAKEEGLICFSSPFDKAAVDLLESLDAPAYKIASFEITDVPLIEYVASKNKPVIISTGIADEEDIALAIETCKKAGNDQIILLQCTSEYPATPESAILSNISEIIKKFGVLSGLSDHTLGIEAAILSVALGSAVIEKHFILDKKIGGVDSHFSLDSEDFQKMVEGVRLAEKMIGSPNFEMTEKKKRSREFSRSLFIAEDIKAGEKFTENNVRSVRPGFGMHPKHLKNILGKTAAHDLQSGNPLKNDDII
- a CDS encoding methyltransferase domain-containing protein; its protein translation is MEFKTEQTDFWSGNFGKDYTERNLFTESEWDSYYLKQYGLTKLEMNDEFIGNLPKDAKILEVGCNIGMQLRGLQSQGFTNLYGIELQWYGVERSKELLKGINIIQGSGFDIPFRDNYFDVVVTNGVLIHISPNDYTKIMSEIYRCSKKYIWGFEYFADQITEINYRGNTGFLWKADFAKEFQNRFSDLKMVKTKLYPYINQVESGNTDAMYLLSK
- the pseC gene encoding UDP-4-amino-4,6-dideoxy-N-acetyl-beta-L-altrosamine transaminase; protein product: MTQPIPYGKQTIDETDIAAVVAALKSDFLTQGPLVKEFEEKFARYVDAKYAVACSNGTAALHLCALALNVKPGQKIITTPITFAASANAFLYAGAEIDFVDIDPATFLMDLDLLEKKLRSSKPGTYAGIVPVDFTGLPVNTERLRKLADEFSLWIVEDACHAPGAYFLDSRNEKTKAGSGKYSHLTCFSFHPVKHIACGEGGMVTTSDEHLYKQLITLRTHGISRENMPLEKGGWYHEMQQLGYNYRLPDMNCALGITQLAKADKGLIKRIAIAQKYRDAFRNVREIKMQAQPHPFFNAWHLFVIETDQRKALYDYLKTKNIFTQVHYIPVHLHPYYQSLGWKQGDFPHAEKYYERCLSLPMYPGLSEGEQGYVVEMILSFFNKN
- a CDS encoding T9SS type A sorting domain-containing protein, encoding MKKIILLSSLSVYFSLTFSQDLNLGLVGYYPFDGNANDNSTTALNGVVNGASLATGLGGETNGAYSFDGVNDYISLGTSNRGITDVITISFWAKTSSLADQYPISKYTYTEDAGYFTVFNNGYAGTAGRDGSGSFVFTDYSDTYIADNQWHHIISVVYENTWEIWVDCQLEKTITTGTSNPAIDNSQDLILGKWGLENSNFYTGELDEVRIYNRVLTIQEMELLCNYDQYNTLAEDSKDEFTIYPNPATQFVNIELDDCSMSIIDEAGKVVFNCSIELKSLITLDISSWERGVYFIQFITTEGIETKKLIIQ
- the pseG gene encoding UDP-2,4-diacetamido-2,4,6-trideoxy-beta-L-altropyranose hydrolase — translated: MINKTQIVFRCDGNSTIGLGHLYRSLALAEFIENHFSITFLTKVETTHQIIPDKYKTNFIPQDFSIEQEIDFIFTEYQTKSSIFVIDGYQFTQAYIESLCTKFKVVYLDDVHTFKNPADLIINHAGGLDPLDIYSDFLSRKCLGTDYVMLRKDFLRKNKFSTKKFDVLICFGGADPDNYTCKTIAQLDSSLNKIVVLGSAFKYAEQLEKLQNQNCKIIKGATAYQMAELMQQTAFAITSASTVSLEFLACSDGCLYLIQTADNQKFIFNYLISYGVARKFEGQLDFFNRQKELIDGNSPERLLKEFVTLEYELGMTLRYADQSDIHEVYNWVNDAEVRKQSYLSDPIPFDTHSKWYMKKISDDNSVYFIALFEEIRIGQIRFDIEDSKATISYLLSPSSRGKGFAQPLLKLGIKKLLKEKNGIKEILGYVKTTNSASCKSFKACNFNEEKTTDYPDSFLYRLKL
- the pseF gene encoding pseudaminic acid cytidylyltransferase; translated protein: MPCTYCQNKLKAIAIIPARGGSKRIPGKNIKLFAGKPIIAYSIDTLKKSNLFQRIIVSTDDSSIEKIALQYGAEVPFTRSSENSNDHAVLADVIAEVLHNLSAENLDFDIICCMLATAPFINSDQLIEMSQQLKPGVEAVFTVQQFGFPIYRALQKNNEGLMSMIWPENMKKRSQDFNPAFHDAGQVYFIRKSAFMEQKKLYPEKSFGFEINALDAVDIDTPEDWVIAEKLFELRNNSGDK